In Deltaproteobacteria bacterium, the genomic stretch GTTGCTGGTAAACAAAGATCATCTCGTTTTTTTCTTTTCCCAAAAACTCAAAGCGACTGATTTTTTACTAGTTCCGATCAACCCTGATTGTAAAGAAAAATATATCCGCTGAGCATTTTTCGCTCGACGTATAACACTTGGTACGCGGTATTGCCGCTCGAAAACATATCACTATTAGCTGATTGTTAATTTTGCTTCCTTAAAAAAATGAGGCGGGGTGAAAATGACCGTCTGGTTAAACTTTTTAAAGATTTAATTTGACTATTTCTGAAAAAAAAAGTATTATTATCTCTTGTGCTTTTGATTTTTTAACAGGAGGATTTCAGTGAATGTTTAAGGTGGGAGATTTAGCAGTATATCCCTCTCATGGAGTTGGGAGGATTGAAGCTATCGAGAGCAAGGATATTTCCGGTCTTGAGCAGCGCTTTTATGTAATGCGAATCCTCGATAATAATATGATTATTATGATCCCCACGCAAAACGTAGACAATGTCGGGTTGCGCGAACTCATTGACCCCAAGGAAGTCTCCCAGATTTACACCATTCTGCAGAAAAAAAATATCTCCGTGGAGACCCAGAATTGGAATCGCAGATACCGCGAATATATGGAGAAAATCAAGACCGGATCGGTATTTGAAGTGGCCATGGTTCTGCGGGATCTTTATTTATTAAAAGCAATCAAAGAACTCTCATTTGGGGAGAGAAAACTGCTGGATACGGCCCTTAGCCTGTTGGTCAAAGAGATTTCCGCGGCTGAAGATCAAACCGAGAGCAAGGTCGAGAGTGTGATACTCGATTTTTTCAATAACTAAAAAACCAAAAATTGATCCTGTCCAGCCTTGTTTTAATTGGCCGAAATTTCATCTGGCTCTTGTTGATCCGTCCACTGAAAAAGGCCGGTTCCAGAGGGTTTGAGATGTAATCTACAGGACGGTCGGATCGAAT encodes the following:
- a CDS encoding CarD family transcriptional regulator; the encoded protein is MFKVGDLAVYPSHGVGRIEAIESKDISGLEQRFYVMRILDNNMIIMIPTQNVDNVGLRELIDPKEVSQIYTILQKKNISVETQNWNRRYREYMEKIKTGSVFEVAMVLRDLYLLKAIKELSFGERKLLDTALSLLVKEISAAEDQTESKVESVILDFFNN